A genome region from Plasmodium vivax chromosome 11, whole genome shotgun sequence includes the following:
- a CDS encoding hypothetical protein (encoded by transcript PVX_113735A), which translates to MEQKMENKRVTKETAKRRGWLRIRENCGKGKTQQGWNCDEKKEERKKAKEEGMQARKKEKGEAYDEKEYDEEAYDEEACNEKAYNEKAYNEKAYNEKAYNEKA; encoded by the exons atggaacaaaagaTGGAGAACAAGCGTGTAACAAAAGAAAcggcaaaaaggaggggcTGGCTGCGCATAAGGGAAAATTgtggaaaggggaaaactcaGCAGGGATGGAACtgtgacgaaaaaaaggaggaacgaaaaaaagcaaaggagGAAGGGATGCAggcacgaaaaaaagaaaaaggggaagcataCGACGAAAAGGAGTACGACGAAGAGGCGTACGACGAAGAGGCGTGCAACGAAAAG GCGTACAACGAAAAGGCGTACAACGAAAAGGCGTACAACGAAAAAGCGTACAACGAAAAAGCGtag
- a CDS encoding hypothetical protein, conserved (encoded by transcript PVX_113740A), giving the protein MSKSIFDPSLYFGHVVSTKTREGHSFEGELYCYETNLKFIIIKEEGKNGTANFYIIKTDIIVDIEIVRRIKILFDPLPQIERSLIEKIEKKALTDFESVKARIGIGVTQEAQELFDFIWKTHPDCAWSNKDILVLNGEVRIKPPYGPDNCVAKNENLKERFSTVISKFRQKRNMSNWS; this is encoded by the exons ATGAGCAAAAGCATCTTCGACCCTTCCCTATACTTTGGCCATGTAGTATCAACGAAGACGAGGGAAGGACACTCATTCGAAGGAGAACTCTACTGCTACGAGACGaacttaaaatttataatcatCAAAGAGgagggcaaaaatggcacagccaatttttacattatcaAAACGGATATCATCGTGGACATAGAGATAGTGAGGAGaataaaaattctttttgaCCCTCTGCCTCAGATTGAGAGGTCCCtcatagaaaaaattgaaaagaaGGCCCTGACAGACTTTGAGAGCGTCAAGGCACGCATCGGCATTGGGGTGACGCAGGAGGCGCAGGAGCTCTTCGACTTTATATGGAAAAC GCACCCGGACTGCGCTTGGAGCAACAAAGACATTTTGGTCCTCAACGGAGAAGTCAGGATTAAGCCGCCCTATGGGCCGGACAACTGCGTGGCGAAGAATGAAAACCTCAAGGAGAGGTTCTCCACCGTG aTCTCGAAGTTTCGCCAGAAGAGGAACATGTCCAATTGGAGCTGA